A genomic region of Caulobacter sp. NIBR2454 contains the following coding sequences:
- the galU gene encoding UTP--glucose-1-phosphate uridylyltransferase GalU, producing MKPVRKAVLPVAGLGTRVLPGTKTTPKELLNVVDRPILSYIVAEGRAAGIEHFVFVTGRSKGAIEDYFDHQIELEAQLEAKGKTAILQQLRDELPKPGEMSFVRQMQPLGLGHAVWCAREIIGDEPFAVLLPDVIIDAEPGALGQLVDVYNRVGGNIVAVEQVPMEDTHKYGVVAPSKIEGRLATMSGMVEKPPQGTAPSNLSIAGRYILQPEIFGLLAAQEKGAGGEIQLTDAMARLMGVQDFHAYEYEGATYDCGDKIGLLRANVGLALKHPELASGARVAVEALLKA from the coding sequence ATGAAGCCTGTTCGCAAAGCCGTTCTGCCGGTTGCGGGCCTTGGGACCCGCGTCTTGCCTGGGACCAAGACCACGCCGAAGGAGCTTCTGAACGTCGTAGACCGGCCGATCCTGTCCTACATCGTGGCCGAAGGCCGCGCCGCGGGCATCGAACACTTCGTCTTCGTCACCGGCCGTTCCAAGGGCGCCATCGAGGACTACTTCGACCACCAAATCGAACTCGAGGCTCAGCTGGAGGCTAAGGGCAAGACCGCCATCCTCCAGCAACTGCGCGACGAGCTGCCCAAGCCGGGCGAGATGAGCTTCGTGCGACAGATGCAGCCGCTGGGCCTGGGCCATGCGGTCTGGTGCGCCCGCGAGATCATTGGCGACGAGCCGTTCGCGGTCCTGCTGCCCGACGTGATCATCGACGCGGAGCCCGGCGCGCTGGGCCAGCTGGTCGACGTCTATAACCGGGTCGGCGGCAACATCGTCGCCGTCGAGCAGGTCCCCATGGAAGACACCCACAAGTATGGCGTGGTCGCTCCCAGCAAGATCGAGGGCCGTCTAGCCACCATGTCGGGCATGGTCGAGAAGCCGCCGCAGGGTACGGCCCCGTCCAACCTGTCCATCGCGGGCCGCTACATCCTGCAGCCGGAAATCTTCGGCCTGCTGGCGGCCCAGGAGAAGGGCGCCGGCGGTGAGATTCAGCTCACGGACGCCATGGCGCGTCTGATGGGCGTGCAGGACTTCCACGCGTATGAATACGAGGGCGCGACCTACGACTGCGGCGACAAGATCGGCCTGCTGCGGGCCAATGTCGGCCTGGCTCTGAAGCATCCAGAACTGGCCTCCGGCGCGCGCGTGGCGGTTGAGGCTCTGCTCAAGGCCTGA
- a CDS encoding phytanoyl-CoA dioxygenase family protein, producing MTDTFTLTTEEATPSFARDLTREGFWRETFPELTIMERLTGQFAINPLRNEPAVVAGQKMQLEGYFQEQDPELVDLAGRLSRAISRCVELGIPPVFIFLFDEAWAAFHRQHQMIAMFLGADYQVLPDFWAWRVDPKAGQAGWRPHRDKGRMALAPDGAPISLTMWIPLTEASPLNGCMYMLPANRDPVYGTEQEKNWQVDFPSIRALPGKPGDYFTWNQAVLHWGAQSSPFAEKPRMSMALEFQKADVKPFNTPLLGTLPVLSFENRLKLTAKQIIQYKHMYPLPPEMQTLAQRVLAGG from the coding sequence ATGACCGACACCTTCACCTTGACGACCGAAGAGGCCACCCCGAGCTTTGCGCGCGATTTGACGCGCGAAGGGTTCTGGCGCGAAACCTTTCCCGAGCTGACGATCATGGAGCGTCTGACGGGGCAGTTCGCCATCAACCCCCTGCGCAACGAGCCCGCGGTGGTCGCCGGCCAAAAGATGCAGCTCGAAGGTTATTTCCAGGAGCAGGACCCGGAGTTGGTGGATCTGGCCGGCCGCCTGTCGCGCGCGATCAGCCGCTGCGTGGAACTGGGCATTCCGCCGGTCTTCATCTTCCTGTTCGACGAAGCCTGGGCGGCTTTCCATCGCCAGCACCAGATGATCGCGATGTTCCTGGGCGCCGACTATCAGGTGCTGCCGGACTTTTGGGCTTGGCGCGTGGACCCCAAGGCGGGTCAGGCCGGCTGGCGACCGCACCGCGACAAGGGCAGAATGGCCTTGGCGCCGGATGGCGCGCCGATCTCGTTGACTATGTGGATTCCGCTGACCGAGGCGTCGCCCTTGAACGGCTGCATGTACATGCTTCCGGCCAACCGCGATCCGGTCTACGGCACCGAGCAGGAAAAGAACTGGCAGGTCGATTTCCCGTCGATCCGCGCGCTGCCGGGCAAGCCGGGGGATTACTTCACCTGGAATCAAGCCGTGCTGCACTGGGGCGCGCAATCGAGCCCGTTCGCGGAAAAGCCGCGCATGAGCATGGCGCTGGAATTTCAGAAGGCCGACGTCAAGCCGTTCAATACGCCGCTGCTCGGCACCTTGCCGGTGCTCAGCTTCGAGAACCGCCTCAAGCTCACCGCCAAGCAGATCATCCAGTACAAGCACATGTACCCGCTGCCGCCGGAGATGCAGACGCTGGCTCAACGAGTGCTGGCAGGCGGCTAA
- the tkt gene encoding transketolase has protein sequence MSVSPTTMADAIRVLSMDAVHKARSGHQGMCMGMADVATVLWTKFLKFDASKPDWADRDRFVLSAGHGSMLQYSLLHLTGFKAVSMEQIKNFRQWGSATPGHPEYGHTPGVETTTGPLGQGLATAVGMAMAERHLAARFGDELVDHRTWVVAGDGCLMEGVSHEAISLAGRLKLSKLTVLFDDNNTTIDGEATIAETGDQLARFKAAGWAVKKIDGHNHGQIAAALRWATRQDKPTLIACKTLISKGAGRKEGDPHSHGYTMFDDEIAEARQAMGWTSGPFETPEDVGKAWLKAGKRGAKPRKAWEKALAASNHAAELKRAMAGDLPAGWEERIDAHIAEMAATGKADATRSHSGAALAQLVPAIPEMIGGSADLTGSNNTFVKGMTPFDAPSYDGRYVHYGVREFGMAAALNGMALHGGVIPYSGTFLVFSDYSRAAIRLGALMGARAIHVMTHDSIGLGEDGPTHQPVEHVASLRAMPGLLVFRPADAIEAAECWKIAVQQKNSPSLMALSRQKVPAVRTDVSQNFSAKGAYELAAADGAAKVTIFASGTEVSIAMKARELLQAEGTPTRVVSTPCWDLFEKQDAAYRKATIGDAPVRVAVEAGVRFGWERFIGEDGLFVGMTGFGASAPYERLYQEFGITAEAVTAAAKSKL, from the coding sequence ATGTCCGTGTCCCCCACGACCATGGCCGACGCCATACGCGTGCTGTCGATGGACGCCGTCCACAAGGCCCGCTCGGGCCACCAGGGCATGTGCATGGGCATGGCCGACGTGGCGACGGTGCTCTGGACCAAGTTCCTGAAGTTCGACGCTTCAAAACCTGATTGGGCCGACCGCGATCGCTTCGTCCTGTCGGCCGGCCACGGCTCGATGCTGCAGTACTCCCTGCTCCACCTGACCGGCTTCAAGGCCGTGTCGATGGAGCAGATCAAGAACTTCCGCCAATGGGGTTCGGCCACCCCGGGCCACCCCGAGTACGGCCACACCCCTGGCGTTGAGACCACCACCGGTCCCCTGGGCCAGGGCCTGGCCACTGCCGTCGGCATGGCCATGGCCGAACGTCACCTGGCCGCCCGCTTTGGCGACGAGCTTGTCGATCACCGCACCTGGGTGGTGGCTGGCGACGGCTGCCTGATGGAGGGCGTCAGCCATGAGGCGATCAGCCTGGCCGGCCGCCTGAAGCTGTCCAAGCTGACCGTCCTGTTCGACGACAACAACACCACCATCGACGGCGAGGCCACCATCGCCGAGACCGGCGACCAGCTCGCCCGCTTCAAGGCCGCCGGCTGGGCGGTCAAGAAGATCGACGGCCACAACCATGGCCAGATCGCCGCCGCCCTGCGCTGGGCCACCCGCCAGGACAAGCCGACTCTGATCGCGTGCAAGACGCTGATCTCGAAAGGCGCGGGCCGCAAGGAAGGCGACCCGCATAGCCACGGCTATACGATGTTCGACGACGAGATCGCCGAGGCGCGTCAGGCCATGGGCTGGACCAGCGGCCCGTTCGAGACGCCCGAAGACGTGGGCAAGGCCTGGCTGAAGGCCGGCAAACGCGGCGCCAAGCCCCGCAAGGCCTGGGAGAAGGCTTTGGCGGCCTCCAACCACGCCGCCGAGTTAAAACGCGCCATGGCCGGCGACCTCCCCGCCGGCTGGGAAGAGCGTATCGACGCCCACATCGCCGAGATGGCCGCCACCGGCAAGGCGGACGCCACGCGTTCGCATTCTGGCGCAGCCTTGGCTCAACTAGTCCCGGCGATCCCTGAGATGATCGGCGGTTCGGCCGACCTGACCGGCTCCAACAACACCTTCGTCAAGGGCATGACGCCCTTCGACGCCCCGAGCTATGACGGTCGCTACGTCCACTACGGCGTGCGCGAGTTTGGCATGGCCGCGGCCCTGAACGGCATGGCCCTGCATGGCGGCGTCATCCCCTATTCTGGCACCTTCCTGGTGTTCAGCGACTACAGCCGCGCGGCGATCCGCCTGGGCGCGCTGATGGGCGCGCGGGCCATCCACGTGATGACCCACGACTCCATCGGCCTGGGCGAAGACGGCCCGACCCACCAGCCGGTGGAGCATGTCGCCTCCCTGCGCGCCATGCCCGGCCTGCTGGTCTTCCGCCCCGCCGACGCCATCGAGGCCGCCGAATGCTGGAAGATCGCGGTCCAGCAGAAGAACAGTCCGTCCCTGATGGCCCTGTCGCGACAGAAGGTGCCCGCGGTGCGTACCGACGTGAGCCAAAACTTCTCCGCCAAGGGCGCCTATGAGCTGGCTGCCGCCGACGGCGCGGCCAAGGTCACGATCTTTGCGTCGGGCACTGAAGTGTCTATCGCGATGAAGGCGCGTGAGCTGTTGCAGGCCGAAGGCACGCCCACCCGCGTTGTCTCGACCCCCTGCTGGGACCTCTTCGAAAAGCAGGACGCCGCTTATCGCAAGGCTACCATCGGCGACGCCCCGGTCCGGGTGGCGGTGGAAGCCGGCGTGCGGTTCGGCTGGGAACGCTTCATCGGCGAGGACGGCCTATTCGTCGGCATGACCGGCTTCGGCGCCAGCGCGCCGTACGAGCGCCTCTATCAGGAGTTCGGAATCACCGCCGAAGCCGTGACCGCGGCGGCCAAAAGCAAGCTTTAG
- a CDS encoding NAD(+) synthase has translation MATKTSSDLPFLNPYRHGFVRVATCVPKVRLADPAANAQAVLDLVAQGQAEGVALMAFPELGLTGYSIDDLHHQDVLLDAAEAALASLAAASADLSPIFVVGAPLRDGPRLFNCAIAIGGGRILGATPKSFLPNYREFYEKRWFSSGAGVADRTLLVAGEEIPFGTDLIFETEGAAPFRFALEICEDFWMPTPPSTAAAMAGAEILLNLSASSVVIGKSETRRLLCASQSARCLAAYVYAAAGAGESSTDLAWDGHGDIWELGGLLAETERFATKANFAFADVDVSRIRQERFRQGSFGDAVDLYGSEFRIVLADFDPSADELELARKVERFPFTPSDPAKLRENCYEAYNIQVQGLARRIEASGLQKLVIGISGGLDSTQALIVAARAMDQMGLPRSNILGFTMPGFATSDRTKGNAHALMKAFGVTAAELDIRPAAKQMLADLDHPFAKGEAVYDVTFENVQAGLRTDYLFRLANHHGGMVVGTGDLSELALGWCTYGVGDHMSHYNPNSGAPKTLIQHLIRFVAHSGDVDAVTASLLEDILATEISPELVPGEKGQSTESFVGPYALQDFNLFYLSRFGMAPSKVAYLAFNAWRDAQAGLWPANTPESARVAYDLPTIKGWLELFLKRFFANQFKRSAVPNGPKIASGGALSPRGDWRMPSDASPDLWLAELRENVP, from the coding sequence ATGGCGACCAAGACCTCTTCCGACCTGCCCTTCCTGAACCCCTACCGGCATGGCTTCGTGCGGGTGGCGACCTGCGTGCCGAAGGTGCGGCTGGCTGATCCAGCCGCCAACGCTCAGGCCGTGCTTGATCTCGTTGCGCAGGGGCAGGCCGAAGGCGTCGCGCTCATGGCGTTTCCGGAACTGGGCCTGACCGGCTACTCAATTGACGACCTGCACCATCAGGACGTGTTGCTCGACGCTGCGGAGGCCGCCCTGGCCAGCCTAGCCGCGGCCAGCGCCGACCTGTCGCCGATCTTCGTGGTGGGCGCGCCGCTGCGTGACGGTCCGCGACTGTTCAACTGCGCGATCGCCATCGGGGGAGGCCGGATTCTGGGCGCGACGCCCAAAAGCTTCCTGCCCAACTATCGCGAATTCTACGAGAAGCGCTGGTTCTCCAGCGGCGCGGGCGTGGCCGATCGCACCCTGCTCGTCGCTGGCGAAGAAATTCCTTTCGGCACGGACCTGATCTTCGAGACCGAGGGCGCGGCGCCTTTCCGCTTCGCCCTGGAGATCTGCGAGGACTTCTGGATGCCGACGCCGCCCAGCACGGCGGCGGCCATGGCCGGGGCGGAAATCCTCCTGAACCTGTCGGCTTCCAGCGTGGTGATCGGCAAGTCCGAGACGCGCCGGTTGCTCTGCGCCTCGCAGTCGGCGCGCTGCCTGGCTGCCTATGTCTATGCGGCGGCCGGGGCGGGCGAATCCTCGACCGATCTAGCCTGGGACGGGCACGGCGACATCTGGGAACTGGGCGGCCTACTGGCGGAGACCGAACGTTTCGCCACCAAGGCCAACTTCGCGTTCGCCGACGTAGATGTAAGCCGGATCCGTCAGGAGCGTTTCCGCCAGGGGAGCTTCGGTGACGCGGTCGATCTCTATGGTTCGGAGTTCCGCATCGTCCTGGCGGACTTCGATCCGTCGGCCGACGAACTGGAATTGGCCCGTAAGGTTGAGCGCTTCCCGTTCACCCCGTCAGACCCGGCCAAGCTGCGCGAGAACTGCTACGAAGCCTACAACATCCAGGTCCAGGGCCTAGCTAGGCGGATCGAAGCGTCGGGCCTGCAAAAACTCGTGATCGGGATATCGGGCGGCCTGGACTCCACCCAGGCCCTGATCGTGGCCGCGCGGGCCATGGACCAGATGGGCCTGCCGCGCTCCAACATACTCGGCTTCACCATGCCGGGCTTCGCCACCTCCGACCGGACCAAGGGCAACGCCCACGCCTTGATGAAGGCGTTTGGCGTCACCGCCGCCGAGCTCGACATCCGGCCGGCGGCAAAGCAGATGCTGGCCGATCTGGATCACCCCTTCGCCAAGGGTGAGGCGGTCTATGACGTGACCTTCGAGAACGTGCAGGCCGGCCTGCGCACGGACTACCTGTTCCGCCTGGCCAACCATCACGGCGGCATGGTTGTGGGCACCGGCGACCTGTCGGAGCTCGCCCTGGGCTGGTGTACCTACGGCGTCGGCGACCATATGAGCCACTACAACCCCAACAGCGGGGCGCCCAAGACGCTGATCCAGCACCTGATCCGCTTCGTGGCGCATTCGGGGGATGTGGACGCCGTCACCGCGTCGCTGCTGGAGGACATACTGGCGACGGAGATCTCGCCCGAGCTGGTGCCTGGCGAAAAGGGCCAGTCCACCGAGAGCTTCGTCGGCCCCTACGCATTGCAGGACTTCAACCTGTTCTATCTGTCGCGGTTCGGCATGGCGCCGTCGAAGGTCGCCTATCTGGCCTTCAACGCTTGGCGTGACGCGCAGGCGGGGCTTTGGCCGGCCAATACGCCCGAGAGCGCGCGGGTCGCATACGACCTGCCGACCATCAAGGGATGGTTGGAGCTCTTCCTGAAGCGGTTCTTCGCCAACCAGTTCAAGCGCTCGGCCGTGCCTAATGGACCCAAGATCGCGTCCGGCGGCGCGTTGTCGCCGCGGGGAGACTGGCGGATGCCTTCCGACGCCAGCCCGGATCTATGGCTGGCTGAACTGCGCGAGAACGTGCCTTAG